The following are encoded in a window of Syngnathus scovelli strain Florida chromosome 4, RoL_Ssco_1.2, whole genome shotgun sequence genomic DNA:
- the LOC125967026 gene encoding tropomyosin alpha-1 chain isoform X1 codes for MDAIKKKMQMLKLDKENALDRAEQAESDKKAAEDRSKQLEDDLVALQKKLKSTEDELDKYSEALKDAQEKLELAEKKATDAEGDVASLNRRIQLVEEELDRAQERLATALTKLEEAEKAADESERGMKVIENRAMKDEEKMELQEIQLKEAKHIAEEADRKYEEVARKLVIIESDLERTEERAELSESKCSELEEELKTVQNNLKSLEAQAEKYSQKEDKYEEEIKVLTDKLKEAETRAEFAERSVAKLEKSIDDLEDKLDRAKEEDQSTRQMLDQTLNEICNI; via the exons ATGGATGCCATCAAGAAGAAGATGCAGATGCTCAAGCTCGACAAAGAGAACGCTTTGGACAGAGCTGAGCAGGCTGAGTCGGACAAGAAAGCGGCGGAGGACAGAAGCAAACAG CTTGAGGATGACTTGGTGGCACTGCAGAAGAAGCTGAAGTCGACAGAGGACGAATTGGACAAATACTCTGAGGCCCTGAAGGATGCCCAGGAAAAACTGGAACTGGCTGAGAAGAAAGCCACAGAC GCTGAGGGTGATGTGGCCTCCCTGAACAGGCGCATCCAGCTGGTTGAGGAGGAGTTGGACCGTGCCCAAGAGCGTCTGGCCACGGCTCTCACCAAGCTGGAGGAAGCTGAGAAGGCTGCTGATGAGAGCGAGAG AGGCATGAAAGTCATTGAGAACAGGGCGATGAAGGATGAGGAGAAGATGGAGCTGCAGGAGATCCAGCTGAAGGAGGCTAAGCACATCGCTGAGGAGGCTGACCGCAAATACGAGGAG GTGGCCCGTAAGCTTGTGATCATTGAGAGTGATTTGGAACGTACAGAGGAGCGCGCTGAACTGTCTGAGAG CAAATGCTCTGAGCTTGAGGAGGAGCTCAAGACCGTACAGAACAACCTGAAGTCTCTGGAGGCTCAGGCAGAGAAG TACTCACAGAAAGAGGACAAGTATGAGGAGGAGATCAAGGTTCTTACAGACAAGCTGAAGGAG GCCGAGACCCGTGCTGAGTTCGCCGAGAGATCAGTCGCCAAGCTTGAGAAGAGTATCGATGACCTGGAGG ATAAACTTGATCGTGCTAAAGAAGAGGACCAGAGTACAAGGCAGATGCTGGATCAGACTCTAAATGAGATCTGTAACATTTGA
- the LOC125967026 gene encoding tropomyosin alpha-1 chain isoform X6 — translation MAGGSSLEAVKKKIKSLQEQADAAEDRAAFLQRELNQERSAREAAEGDVASLNRRIQLVEEELDRAQERLATALTKLEEAEKAADESERGMKVIENRAMKDEEKMELQEIQLKEAKHIAEEADRKYEEVARKLVIIESDLERTEERAELSESKCSELEEELKTVQNNLKSLEAQAEKYSQKEDKYEEEIKVLTDKLKEAETRAEFAERSVAKLEKSIDDLEDELYAQKLKYKAISEELDHALNDMTSM, via the exons ATGGCCGGTGGGAGCTCATTGGAAGCGGTGAAAAAGAAGATCAAGTCGCTACAAGAGCAGGCGGATGCGGCGGAGGACCGGGCTGCCTTCCTCCAGCGGGAACTCAACCAGGAGAGGAGCGCGAGGGAAGCA GCTGAGGGTGATGTGGCCTCCCTGAACAGGCGCATCCAGCTGGTTGAGGAGGAGTTGGACCGTGCCCAAGAGCGTCTGGCCACGGCTCTCACCAAGCTGGAGGAAGCTGAGAAGGCTGCTGATGAGAGCGAGAG AGGCATGAAAGTCATTGAGAACAGGGCGATGAAGGATGAGGAGAAGATGGAGCTGCAGGAGATCCAGCTGAAGGAGGCTAAGCACATCGCTGAGGAGGCTGACCGCAAATACGAGGAG GTGGCCCGTAAGCTTGTGATCATTGAGAGTGATTTGGAACGTACAGAGGAGCGCGCTGAACTGTCTGAGAG CAAATGCTCTGAGCTTGAGGAGGAGCTCAAGACCGTACAGAACAACCTGAAGTCTCTGGAGGCTCAGGCAGAGAAG TACTCACAGAAAGAGGACAAGTATGAGGAGGAGATCAAGGTTCTTACAGACAAGCTGAAGGAG GCCGAGACCCGTGCTGAGTTCGCCGAGAGATCAGTCGCCAAGCTTGAGAAGAGTATCGATGACCTGGAGG ATGAGCTGTATGCCCAGAAACTGAAGTACAAGGCCATCAGCGAGGAGCTGGACCACGCCCTCAACGACATGACTTCAATGTAA
- the LOC125967026 gene encoding tropomyosin alpha-1 chain isoform X2, translating to MDAIKKKMQMLKLDKENALDRAEQAESDKKAAEDRSKQLEDDLVALQKKLKSTEDELDKYSEALKDAQEKLELAEKKATDAEGDVASLNRRIQLVEEELDRAQERLATALTKLEEAEKAADESERGMKVIENRAMKDEEKMELQEIQLKEAKHIAEEADRKYEEVARKLVIIESDLERTEERAELSESKCSELEEELKTVQNNLKSLEAQAEKYSQKEDKYEEEIKVLTDKLKEAETRAEFAERSVAKLEKSIDDLEDELYAQKLKYKAISEELDHALNDMTSI from the exons ATGGATGCCATCAAGAAGAAGATGCAGATGCTCAAGCTCGACAAAGAGAACGCTTTGGACAGAGCTGAGCAGGCTGAGTCGGACAAGAAAGCGGCGGAGGACAGAAGCAAACAG CTTGAGGATGACTTGGTGGCACTGCAGAAGAAGCTGAAGTCGACAGAGGACGAATTGGACAAATACTCTGAGGCCCTGAAGGATGCCCAGGAAAAACTGGAACTGGCTGAGAAGAAAGCCACAGAC GCTGAGGGTGATGTGGCCTCCCTGAACAGGCGCATCCAGCTGGTTGAGGAGGAGTTGGACCGTGCCCAAGAGCGTCTGGCCACGGCTCTCACCAAGCTGGAGGAAGCTGAGAAGGCTGCTGATGAGAGCGAGAG AGGCATGAAAGTCATTGAGAACAGGGCGATGAAGGATGAGGAGAAGATGGAGCTGCAGGAGATCCAGCTGAAGGAGGCTAAGCACATCGCTGAGGAGGCTGACCGCAAATACGAGGAG GTGGCCCGTAAGCTTGTGATCATTGAGAGTGATTTGGAACGTACAGAGGAGCGCGCTGAACTGTCTGAGAG CAAATGCTCTGAGCTTGAGGAGGAGCTCAAGACCGTACAGAACAACCTGAAGTCTCTGGAGGCTCAGGCAGAGAAG TACTCACAGAAAGAGGACAAGTATGAGGAGGAGATCAAGGTTCTTACAGACAAGCTGAAGGAG GCCGAGACCCGTGCTGAGTTCGCCGAGAGATCAGTCGCCAAGCTTGAGAAGAGTATCGATGACCTGGAGG ATGAGCTGTATGCCCAGAAACTGAAGTACAAGGCCATCAGCGAGGAGCTGGACCACGCCCTCAACGACATGACTTCAAT CTAA
- the LOC125967026 gene encoding tropomyosin alpha-1 chain isoform X3 codes for MDAIKKKMQMLKLDKENALDRAEQAESDKKAAEDRSKQLEDDLVALQKKLKSTEDELDKYSEALKDAQEKLELAEKKATDAEGDVASLNRRIQLVEEELDRAQERLATALTKLEEAEKAADESERGMKVIENRAMKDEEKMELQEIQLKEAKHIAEEADRKYEEVARKLVIIESDLERTEERAELSESKCSELEEELKTVQNNLKSLEAQAEKYSQKEDKYEEEIKVLTDKLKEAETRAEFAERSVAKLEKSIDDLEDELYAQKLKYKAISEELDHALNDMTSI; via the exons ATGGATGCCATCAAGAAGAAGATGCAGATGCTCAAGCTCGACAAAGAGAACGCTTTGGACAGAGCTGAGCAGGCTGAGTCGGACAAGAAAGCGGCGGAGGACAGAAGCAAACAG CTTGAGGATGACTTGGTGGCACTGCAGAAGAAGCTGAAGTCGACAGAGGACGAATTGGACAAATACTCTGAGGCCCTGAAGGATGCCCAGGAAAAACTGGAACTGGCTGAGAAGAAAGCCACAGAC GCTGAGGGTGATGTGGCCTCCCTGAACAGGCGCATCCAGCTGGTTGAGGAGGAGTTGGACCGTGCCCAAGAGCGTCTGGCCACGGCTCTCACCAAGCTGGAGGAAGCTGAGAAGGCTGCTGATGAGAGCGAGAG AGGCATGAAAGTCATTGAGAACAGGGCGATGAAGGATGAGGAGAAGATGGAGCTGCAGGAGATCCAGCTGAAGGAGGCTAAGCACATCGCTGAGGAGGCTGACCGCAAATACGAGGAG GTGGCCCGTAAGCTTGTGATCATTGAGAGTGATTTGGAACGTACAGAGGAGCGCGCTGAACTGTCTGAGAG CAAATGCTCTGAGCTTGAGGAGGAGCTCAAGACCGTACAGAACAACCTGAAGTCTCTGGAGGCTCAGGCAGAGAAG TACTCACAGAAAGAGGACAAGTATGAGGAGGAGATCAAGGTTCTTACAGACAAGCTGAAGGAG GCCGAGACCCGTGCTGAGTTCGCCGAGAGATCAGTCGCCAAGCTTGAGAAGAGTATCGATGACCTGGAGG ATGAGCTGTATGCCCAGAAACTGAAGTACAAGGCCATCAGCGAGGAGCTGGACCACGCCCTCAACGACATGACTTCAAT ATAA
- the LOC125967026 gene encoding tropomyosin alpha-1 chain isoform X4: MDAIKKKMQMLKLDKENALDRAEQAESDKKAAEDRSKQLEDDLVALQKKLKSTEDELDKYSEALKDAQEKLELAEKKATDAEGDVASLNRRIQLVEEELDRAQERLATALTKLEEAEKAADESERGMKVIENRAMKDEEKMELQEIQLKEAKHIAEEADRKYEEVARKLVIIESDLERTEERAELSESKCSELEEELKTVQNNLKSLEAQAEKYSQKEDKYEEEIKVLTDKLKEAETRAEFAERSVAKLEKSIDDLEDHLYKQVEKNRHLTNELRVALNEA; the protein is encoded by the exons ATGGATGCCATCAAGAAGAAGATGCAGATGCTCAAGCTCGACAAAGAGAACGCTTTGGACAGAGCTGAGCAGGCTGAGTCGGACAAGAAAGCGGCGGAGGACAGAAGCAAACAG CTTGAGGATGACTTGGTGGCACTGCAGAAGAAGCTGAAGTCGACAGAGGACGAATTGGACAAATACTCTGAGGCCCTGAAGGATGCCCAGGAAAAACTGGAACTGGCTGAGAAGAAAGCCACAGAC GCTGAGGGTGATGTGGCCTCCCTGAACAGGCGCATCCAGCTGGTTGAGGAGGAGTTGGACCGTGCCCAAGAGCGTCTGGCCACGGCTCTCACCAAGCTGGAGGAAGCTGAGAAGGCTGCTGATGAGAGCGAGAG AGGCATGAAAGTCATTGAGAACAGGGCGATGAAGGATGAGGAGAAGATGGAGCTGCAGGAGATCCAGCTGAAGGAGGCTAAGCACATCGCTGAGGAGGCTGACCGCAAATACGAGGAG GTGGCCCGTAAGCTTGTGATCATTGAGAGTGATTTGGAACGTACAGAGGAGCGCGCTGAACTGTCTGAGAG CAAATGCTCTGAGCTTGAGGAGGAGCTCAAGACCGTACAGAACAACCTGAAGTCTCTGGAGGCTCAGGCAGAGAAG TACTCACAGAAAGAGGACAAGTATGAGGAGGAGATCAAGGTTCTTACAGACAAGCTGAAGGAG GCCGAGACCCGTGCTGAGTTCGCCGAGAGATCAGTCGCCAAGCTTGAGAAGAGTATCGATGACCTGGAGG ACCACCTTTACAAGCAGGTTGAGAAAAACCGTCATCTCACCAACGAGCTACGGGTAGCCTTAAACGAGGCGTGA
- the fbxo22 gene encoding F-box only protein 22 isoform X2, giving the protein MDDNPAFDVSPSDNKATYVLSNVVEVVERILTFVPTKSLLRIASVCRLWSNCARRVLRTQQQLTWVSVCGPSTMEVNALCNSLTEEVEKVFLLPKMVLTMMDHEAVKLPGYCYRQKKSKRSRHSLVEELSQVFPKNCDIMGIAAPGIVLTPSGSRSSPPKEYQEGEAGFAIMFPSMEGVHIRPFHFCKKSFSQSALKEAGLIDNPELRVVLLFVYEAYKTGGAHFLGQILTPLAKSKALIAGGLVESVFPASLCCSRGAYGVVGLALSGPKVQGASVLLDQEVTNPKAAEDTIRRLKAAKIPERNTLGFMFACVGRGHNYYNNQHNVEADAFHKVFPGVPLFGLFGNGEIGCDRIVKDDYTLCDSDADCLQHEYTTVMTLVHLG; this is encoded by the exons ATGGATGATAATCCCGCTTTCGACGTCTCTCCGTCGGATAACAAGGCAACTTATGTACTGAGCAACGTTGTGGAGGTCGTTGAGCGAATTCTTACTTTCGTTCCGACCAAATCTCTACTACGAATCGCAAG TGTATGCAGGTTATGGAGCAACTGTGCCCGACGAGTGCTTAGAACACAGCAGCAGCTTACTTGGGTGTCGGTCTGTGGGCCGTCCACCATGGAGGTTAATGCCCTCTGCAACAGTCTGACTGAGGAGGTGGAG AAAGTGTTTCTTCTCCCCAAAATGGTTCTCACGATGATGGACCACGAGGCTGTCAAACTTCCAGGTTACTGTTACAGACAGAAAAAAT CAAAGAGGAGCCGCCACAGTCTAGTTGAGGAGCTCAGTCAGGTCTTCCCGAAGAATTGTGATATCATGGGCATTGCTGCACCAGGAATTGTCT TAACTCCCAGCGGCTCTCGCTCCAGTCCTCCGAAGGAATATCAGGAAGGAGAGGCCGGCTTTGCCATCATGTTCCCAAGCATGGAAGGCGTCCACATCAGACCGTTTCACTTCTGCAAGAAGTCCTTCTCTCAGAGCGCTCTGAAAGAAGCTG GACTCATTGACAACCCAGAGTTGAGAGTTGTGTTGCTGTTTGTCTATGAGGCGTATAAAACTGGAGGAGCCCATTTCCTTGGCCAAATCCTGACACCTCTGGCCAAGAGCAAAGCTCTCATCGCAGGGGGACTAGTAGAAAGTGTCTTTCCCGCTAGCCTCTG TTGTAGCCGGGGTGCGTATGGTGTGGTGGGCCTGGCCCTGAGTGGCCCCAAAGTGCAGGGCGCCTCGGTGCTTCTGGACCAGGAAGTTACCAATCCCAAAGCGGCCGAAGACACCATCCGCAGGTTGAAAGCCGCCAAAATCCCAGAGAGGAACACTCTGGGCTTCATGTTTGCATGCGTAGGCCGAGGGCACAATTACTATAACAACCAGCACAATGTGGAGGCTGACGCCTTCCACAAGGTCTTCCCCGGAGTTCCGCTGTTCGGCCTTTTCGGCAACGGCGAAATCGGTTGCGACCGCATCGTCAAAGATGACTACACACTGTGCGACTCCGACGCGGACTGTCTTCAACACGAGTACACCACGGTCATGACGCTGGTCCATTTGGGTTGA
- the LOC125967026 gene encoding tropomyosin alpha-4 chain isoform X5 — MAGGSSLEAVKKKIKSLQEQADAAEDRAAFLQRELNQERSAREAAEGDVASLNRRIQLVEEELDRAQERLATALTKLEEAEKAADESERGMKVIENRAMKDEEKMELQEIQLKEAKHIAEEADRKYEEVARKLVIIESDLERTEERAELSESKCSELEEELKTVQNNLKSLEAQAEKYSQKEDKYEEEIKVLTDKLKEAETRAEFAERSVAKLEKSIDDLEDKLDRAKEEDQSTRQMLDQTLNEICNI; from the exons ATGGCCGGTGGGAGCTCATTGGAAGCGGTGAAAAAGAAGATCAAGTCGCTACAAGAGCAGGCGGATGCGGCGGAGGACCGGGCTGCCTTCCTCCAGCGGGAACTCAACCAGGAGAGGAGCGCGAGGGAAGCA GCTGAGGGTGATGTGGCCTCCCTGAACAGGCGCATCCAGCTGGTTGAGGAGGAGTTGGACCGTGCCCAAGAGCGTCTGGCCACGGCTCTCACCAAGCTGGAGGAAGCTGAGAAGGCTGCTGATGAGAGCGAGAG AGGCATGAAAGTCATTGAGAACAGGGCGATGAAGGATGAGGAGAAGATGGAGCTGCAGGAGATCCAGCTGAAGGAGGCTAAGCACATCGCTGAGGAGGCTGACCGCAAATACGAGGAG GTGGCCCGTAAGCTTGTGATCATTGAGAGTGATTTGGAACGTACAGAGGAGCGCGCTGAACTGTCTGAGAG CAAATGCTCTGAGCTTGAGGAGGAGCTCAAGACCGTACAGAACAACCTGAAGTCTCTGGAGGCTCAGGCAGAGAAG TACTCACAGAAAGAGGACAAGTATGAGGAGGAGATCAAGGTTCTTACAGACAAGCTGAAGGAG GCCGAGACCCGTGCTGAGTTCGCCGAGAGATCAGTCGCCAAGCTTGAGAAGAGTATCGATGACCTGGAGG ATAAACTTGATCGTGCTAAAGAAGAGGACCAGAGTACAAGGCAGATGCTGGATCAGACTCTAAATGAGATCTGTAACATTTGA
- the fbxo22 gene encoding F-box only protein 22 isoform X1, which yields MDDNPAFDVSPSDNKATYVLSNVVEVVERILTFVPTKSLLRIASVCRLWSNCARRVLRTQQQLTWVSVCGPSTMEVNALCNSLTEEVEKVFLLPKMVLTMMDHEAVKLPDLSSPLFLKAKRSRHSLVEELSQVFPKNCDIMGIAAPGIVLTPSGSRSSPPKEYQEGEAGFAIMFPSMEGVHIRPFHFCKKSFSQSALKEAGLIDNPELRVVLLFVYEAYKTGGAHFLGQILTPLAKSKALIAGGLVESVFPASLCCSRGAYGVVGLALSGPKVQGASVLLDQEVTNPKAAEDTIRRLKAAKIPERNTLGFMFACVGRGHNYYNNQHNVEADAFHKVFPGVPLFGLFGNGEIGCDRIVKDDYTLCDSDADCLQHEYTTVMTLVHLG from the exons ATGGATGATAATCCCGCTTTCGACGTCTCTCCGTCGGATAACAAGGCAACTTATGTACTGAGCAACGTTGTGGAGGTCGTTGAGCGAATTCTTACTTTCGTTCCGACCAAATCTCTACTACGAATCGCAAG TGTATGCAGGTTATGGAGCAACTGTGCCCGACGAGTGCTTAGAACACAGCAGCAGCTTACTTGGGTGTCGGTCTGTGGGCCGTCCACCATGGAGGTTAATGCCCTCTGCAACAGTCTGACTGAGGAGGTGGAG AAAGTGTTTCTTCTCCCCAAAATGGTTCTCACGATGATGGACCACGAGGCTGTCAAACTTCCAG ATCTAAGCAGTCCTCTTTTTCTCAAAGCAAAGAGGAGCCGCCACAGTCTAGTTGAGGAGCTCAGTCAGGTCTTCCCGAAGAATTGTGATATCATGGGCATTGCTGCACCAGGAATTGTCT TAACTCCCAGCGGCTCTCGCTCCAGTCCTCCGAAGGAATATCAGGAAGGAGAGGCCGGCTTTGCCATCATGTTCCCAAGCATGGAAGGCGTCCACATCAGACCGTTTCACTTCTGCAAGAAGTCCTTCTCTCAGAGCGCTCTGAAAGAAGCTG GACTCATTGACAACCCAGAGTTGAGAGTTGTGTTGCTGTTTGTCTATGAGGCGTATAAAACTGGAGGAGCCCATTTCCTTGGCCAAATCCTGACACCTCTGGCCAAGAGCAAAGCTCTCATCGCAGGGGGACTAGTAGAAAGTGTCTTTCCCGCTAGCCTCTG TTGTAGCCGGGGTGCGTATGGTGTGGTGGGCCTGGCCCTGAGTGGCCCCAAAGTGCAGGGCGCCTCGGTGCTTCTGGACCAGGAAGTTACCAATCCCAAAGCGGCCGAAGACACCATCCGCAGGTTGAAAGCCGCCAAAATCCCAGAGAGGAACACTCTGGGCTTCATGTTTGCATGCGTAGGCCGAGGGCACAATTACTATAACAACCAGCACAATGTGGAGGCTGACGCCTTCCACAAGGTCTTCCCCGGAGTTCCGCTGTTCGGCCTTTTCGGCAACGGCGAAATCGGTTGCGACCGCATCGTCAAAGATGACTACACACTGTGCGACTCCGACGCGGACTGTCTTCAACACGAGTACACCACGGTCATGACGCTGGTCCATTTGGGTTGA
- the fbxo22 gene encoding F-box only protein 22 isoform X3 produces MDDNPAFDVSPSDNKATYVLSNVVEVVERILTFVPTKSLLRIASVCRLWSNCARRVLRTQQQLTWVSVCGPSTMEVNALCNSLTEEVEKVFLLPKMVLTMMDHEAVKLPAKRSRHSLVEELSQVFPKNCDIMGIAAPGIVLTPSGSRSSPPKEYQEGEAGFAIMFPSMEGVHIRPFHFCKKSFSQSALKEAGLIDNPELRVVLLFVYEAYKTGGAHFLGQILTPLAKSKALIAGGLVESVFPASLCCSRGAYGVVGLALSGPKVQGASVLLDQEVTNPKAAEDTIRRLKAAKIPERNTLGFMFACVGRGHNYYNNQHNVEADAFHKVFPGVPLFGLFGNGEIGCDRIVKDDYTLCDSDADCLQHEYTTVMTLVHLG; encoded by the exons ATGGATGATAATCCCGCTTTCGACGTCTCTCCGTCGGATAACAAGGCAACTTATGTACTGAGCAACGTTGTGGAGGTCGTTGAGCGAATTCTTACTTTCGTTCCGACCAAATCTCTACTACGAATCGCAAG TGTATGCAGGTTATGGAGCAACTGTGCCCGACGAGTGCTTAGAACACAGCAGCAGCTTACTTGGGTGTCGGTCTGTGGGCCGTCCACCATGGAGGTTAATGCCCTCTGCAACAGTCTGACTGAGGAGGTGGAG AAAGTGTTTCTTCTCCCCAAAATGGTTCTCACGATGATGGACCACGAGGCTGTCAAACTTCCAG CAAAGAGGAGCCGCCACAGTCTAGTTGAGGAGCTCAGTCAGGTCTTCCCGAAGAATTGTGATATCATGGGCATTGCTGCACCAGGAATTGTCT TAACTCCCAGCGGCTCTCGCTCCAGTCCTCCGAAGGAATATCAGGAAGGAGAGGCCGGCTTTGCCATCATGTTCCCAAGCATGGAAGGCGTCCACATCAGACCGTTTCACTTCTGCAAGAAGTCCTTCTCTCAGAGCGCTCTGAAAGAAGCTG GACTCATTGACAACCCAGAGTTGAGAGTTGTGTTGCTGTTTGTCTATGAGGCGTATAAAACTGGAGGAGCCCATTTCCTTGGCCAAATCCTGACACCTCTGGCCAAGAGCAAAGCTCTCATCGCAGGGGGACTAGTAGAAAGTGTCTTTCCCGCTAGCCTCTG TTGTAGCCGGGGTGCGTATGGTGTGGTGGGCCTGGCCCTGAGTGGCCCCAAAGTGCAGGGCGCCTCGGTGCTTCTGGACCAGGAAGTTACCAATCCCAAAGCGGCCGAAGACACCATCCGCAGGTTGAAAGCCGCCAAAATCCCAGAGAGGAACACTCTGGGCTTCATGTTTGCATGCGTAGGCCGAGGGCACAATTACTATAACAACCAGCACAATGTGGAGGCTGACGCCTTCCACAAGGTCTTCCCCGGAGTTCCGCTGTTCGGCCTTTTCGGCAACGGCGAAATCGGTTGCGACCGCATCGTCAAAGATGACTACACACTGTGCGACTCCGACGCGGACTGTCTTCAACACGAGTACACCACGGTCATGACGCTGGTCCATTTGGGTTGA
- the LOC125967026 gene encoding tropomyosin alpha-4 chain isoform X7, translating to MAGGSSLEAVKKKIKSLQEQADAAEDRAAFLQRELNQERSAREAAEGDVASLNRRIQLVEEELDRAQERLATALTKLEEAEKAADESERGMKVIENRAMKDEEKMELQEIQLKEAKHIAEEADRKYEEVARKLVIIESDLERTEERAELSESKCSELEEELKTVQNNLKSLEAQAEKYSQKEDKYEEEIKVLTDKLKEAETRAEFAERSVAKLEKSIDDLEDHLYKQVEKNRHLTNELRVALNEA from the exons ATGGCCGGTGGGAGCTCATTGGAAGCGGTGAAAAAGAAGATCAAGTCGCTACAAGAGCAGGCGGATGCGGCGGAGGACCGGGCTGCCTTCCTCCAGCGGGAACTCAACCAGGAGAGGAGCGCGAGGGAAGCA GCTGAGGGTGATGTGGCCTCCCTGAACAGGCGCATCCAGCTGGTTGAGGAGGAGTTGGACCGTGCCCAAGAGCGTCTGGCCACGGCTCTCACCAAGCTGGAGGAAGCTGAGAAGGCTGCTGATGAGAGCGAGAG AGGCATGAAAGTCATTGAGAACAGGGCGATGAAGGATGAGGAGAAGATGGAGCTGCAGGAGATCCAGCTGAAGGAGGCTAAGCACATCGCTGAGGAGGCTGACCGCAAATACGAGGAG GTGGCCCGTAAGCTTGTGATCATTGAGAGTGATTTGGAACGTACAGAGGAGCGCGCTGAACTGTCTGAGAG CAAATGCTCTGAGCTTGAGGAGGAGCTCAAGACCGTACAGAACAACCTGAAGTCTCTGGAGGCTCAGGCAGAGAAG TACTCACAGAAAGAGGACAAGTATGAGGAGGAGATCAAGGTTCTTACAGACAAGCTGAAGGAG GCCGAGACCCGTGCTGAGTTCGCCGAGAGATCAGTCGCCAAGCTTGAGAAGAGTATCGATGACCTGGAGG ACCACCTTTACAAGCAGGTTGAGAAAAACCGTCATCTCACCAACGAGCTACGGGTAGCCTTAAACGAGGCGTGA